One Halanaerobium hydrogeniformans genomic window, TCCTCTCTTTTTAGGTATATTTTAGCTCCCCCATAATATTTGCTCAATTGTTCAGCATAATATAAAGCGGTGGGTCTTCCACTATAATCTGCTAAGAGTGATTTTAATTGTTTTTTAAAAGCAGGATCATTTTTATAGTGATTATAAACCTCTTCTAATTCATCTAGAACCGGTATCAAGGTTTCTGGAACAAAACGACCTCCAAATTCAGAAAAATAACCTTTATTTAAATCATTTTTTACTCTCAATTTTTTTGCCTGATTTCTCATAATCATTACTCCTTTCTAATCTGATACCCTTTTAATTAACTTAATGATTGTTTTTTTCAAAGGCTCTTATCTTTGCAATGGTTTTGTTTATAAGTACTTCATTTTTAATACCTGGAGAACTTTCCAGCTGACTATTTAAATCTACAGCTGCAGGTTCTAAGGTTTTTAAAGCAAGTTCAATATTTTGCGGCCCTAAACCACCTGCTAAAATGAAATTATTCTTAACAGCTTTATCTTTAAGCAGTGACCAGTCAAAACTCTGACCTGTACCCCCAATTTGTTCAGCAATTTTAGTATCAAATAAAAAATAATCCACAATATTTTTGTACCTCTTCAATCTATCCAGGTCTTGAGCTTCATTAATAGAAATAGCTTTAATTGTTTTAAGAGGTGTTTTTTCTATCAATAAAGGTGATTCATCACCATGAAACTGAATATAATCAAAAAGTCTGCTTGCCAGTATTTTTTCCAGCTCATTGTCCTGAGGATTTACCACTACAGCAACCCTATTAATAAATGGAGGTAGATCTTTAGTAAGTTCTTTTGCCTGGGCCAGAGTTATCTGCCTGGGACTTTTAGCAAGTATAAAACCAAGAGCATCAACTCCTGATTCAACAGCAAAGTCAACATTTCTTTTTAATGTCATCCCACATAATTTAATCATTACTCTAGAACTCATTTTCTAATTCTCCTTTTTGATACCCAACTCTTTTATTTTAGTTGCTGGGTCTTCAGCCCTCATCAGTGTTTCTCCGATAAGAACTCCATCTACACCCAGCTCTTTTAAATAACTTATATCTTCAGCACTTTTTATTCCACTCTCGGCAATAATATAATAGTTTTCACGTCGAGCCTTCTCTTTTAATAATTTGAGCAGTTTAGAAGTTGTCGATAAATCTACTTCAAAATTATTTAAATTTCGATTATTGATACCAATTATTTCTGCATCACTTTTTAAGACCATTTCTAATTCTGACTCATTATGAACTTCTACTATTACCTCAAGTTTTAATTTTTCAGCAGTACTTAAAAGTTCTTTTAACTGATCTAAATCTAAAACAGCTGCAATTAACAAAATAACATCAGCGCCAATAAAGAAACTTTCATAAACCTGAAGTGGATCAATTATGAACTCTTTACGTAAAATCGGTAAATCGGTTAATTTTCTTAAGGATTCTAAAAGTTGATTACTTCCCTGAAAAAATTTTTGATCTGTCAGAACAGAAATTGCTGAAGCTCCACCGGCCTGATAAGCCATTAATTGTTCAACAGGTTTAAAATCTTTTCTAATCAGACCTTTACTGGGTGATGCTTTTTTTATTTCAGCTATTAAACTTAACTGCTCTTCTTTTAATTTTTGCTTTAAAGAATGTCTGCCTTTTTTTAGTGCTTTAACTTCTTTTTCTTTTTCTTTTATTATCTTATCTAAGATCATCGCTAAACCACCGCATTACTACAACTGACAAGTTCATTCAATTTAGCTTTTGCTTTTCCAGAGTCAATGATTTCAGCTGCAAGTTCTACTCCTAATTTTAGCTGTGAAACTTTATTGTGGACCAAAAATGCCGCTGCTGAATTAAGGAGAACCACATCTCTTTTAGGGCCGTTTTTACCATTTAATATATCAAGAGTTATCTGTTTGTTTTGTTCTGGTGCTCCACCCAGGATTTTAGTTATTGGAGCAAAACTCAAGCCTGCATCTTCTGGTGTGAAATTAAATTCTTTTATTTCTCCATCTTTTAAATAAGCAGTTTTGTTTAATCCTGCCAGAGATAATTCGTCAATCCCACCTGCACCATGAACTACCATAGCAGATTTTAAACCAAGATTTTTTAGCACATGGGCCAGGGGCATTACTAGTTCCTCCTTATATACACCAAGAATCTGATAATCTGCTCGAGCTGGATTTGTAAGTGGTCCCAAAATATTAAATATAGTCCTTAAGCCAAGTTCTTTACGAGGCCCAACAGCATATTTCATCGCCTTATGAAAATAGGGGGCAAATAAAAATGATATTCCAATTTGGTCAAGGCATTTTGCGGCTGCCTCAGGACTTAAATCAATTTTTACTCCCAGTGCTTCTAAAAGATCAGCACTTCCACTCTGAGAAGATACTGAACGATTACCATGTTTAGCAACATTTAACCCACCTGCTGCCATAACAATCGCGGTTGTGGTAGAAATATTAAATGTACCTTTTTGATCTCCACCTGTTCCACAGCTGTCTATTAAATCTACAGCAGAAGTATTAACTTGAGCAGCTTTATTTCTCATTACACTTGCTGCCCCTGTAATTTCATCTATGCTTTCACCTTTCATTCTCAAAGCAATTAAAAAGGCTGCTAACTGAC contains:
- a CDS encoding phosphoribosylanthranilate isomerase — protein: MSSRVMIKLCGMTLKRNVDFAVESGVDALGFILAKSPRQITLAQAKELTKDLPPFINRVAVVVNPQDNELEKILASRLFDYIQFHGDESPLLIEKTPLKTIKAISINEAQDLDRLKRYKNIVDYFLFDTKIAEQIGGTGQSFDWSLLKDKAVKNNFILAGGLGPQNIELALKTLEPAAVDLNSQLESSPGIKNEVLINKTIAKIRAFEKNNH
- the trpC gene encoding indole-3-glycerol phosphate synthase TrpC, with the protein product MILDKIIKEKEKEVKALKKGRHSLKQKLKEEQLSLIAEIKKASPSKGLIRKDFKPVEQLMAYQAGGASAISVLTDQKFFQGSNQLLESLRKLTDLPILRKEFIIDPLQVYESFFIGADVILLIAAVLDLDQLKELLSTAEKLKLEVIVEVHNESELEMVLKSDAEIIGINNRNLNNFEVDLSTTSKLLKLLKEKARRENYYIIAESGIKSAEDISYLKELGVDGVLIGETLMRAEDPATKIKELGIKKEN
- the trpD gene encoding anthranilate phosphoribosyltransferase, with translation MFNKHLAKVVSRENLSLAEMEDAMSMVMEGKTTDSQLAAFLIALRMKGESIDEITGAASVMRNKAAQVNTSAVDLIDSCGTGGDQKGTFNISTTTAIVMAAGGLNVAKHGNRSVSSQSGSADLLEALGVKIDLSPEAAAKCLDQIGISFLFAPYFHKAMKYAVGPRKELGLRTIFNILGPLTNPARADYQILGVYKEELVMPLAHVLKNLGLKSAMVVHGAGGIDELSLAGLNKTAYLKDGEIKEFNFTPEDAGLSFAPITKILGGAPEQNKQITLDILNGKNGPKRDVVLLNSAAAFLVHNKVSQLKLGVELAAEIIDSGKAKAKLNELVSCSNAVV